Within Quadrisphaera sp. DSM 44207, the genomic segment GGGGTGGGCGCCGGTGCCGGTCGTGCGGGCTGGCCCGGCCGGGGCGCCTGCTGGGCCGGCTGCGGAGCGGGCTGGGCGGCCGGAGCGGCCGGAGCGGGCTGCGCAGCGACCGGAGCGGGCTGAGCGGGCTGCTGGGCGGGGGTGTCCGCCTCCTGCGCGTCGGCGGCCGCGGCGCGGGCCTCGTCGGCGAGCTGGCCCGCCGCCTCCTCCTGCACCCGGTGCCCGCCGGCGCTGTCGCGGCGACGCCGCTGCTCGGCCTTCGCGCCGGCCTTGACCTCGGCCTTGCGGCGGTGCGGACCGATGACCATGACCATGTTGCGGCCGTCCTGCTGCGGGTTCGACTCGATCGACCCGAGCTCGTCCACGTCGCCGGCGAAGCGCTGCAGCAGCCGGTAGCCCATCTCCGGGCGGGACTGCTCGCGACCGCGGAACATGATCATGACCTTGACCTTGTCCCCCGACTCGAGGAACTTCTGCGCCATCCCGCGCTTGGTCTCGTAGTCGTGCGGATCGATCTTCAGGCGCAGCCGGACGGTCTTCAGGACGGTGTTGGCCTGGTTCTTGCGGGCCTCGCGGTCCTTGATCGCGGACTCGTACTTGAACTTGCCGTAGTCCATGAGCTTGCAGACCGGGGGCTTGGCCTGCGGCGCCACCTCGACGAGGTCGAGGTCGGCCTCCTGGGCCAGCCGCAGCGCGTCCTCGACGCGCACGATGCCGACCTGCTCGCCGTTGGGACCGACCAGCCGCACCTCGGGGACGCGGATGCGGTCGTTGATGCGCGGTTCGCTGATGGAAGAGCTCCTTCACGGTGTCCTCGGGACCACCGCGGGGTGGAGGGGGCCCCCACCCGCGAGCGCTCGGCGAGCAGGCCAGACCCGGACCTCCGGCGCCGTCGTTCGACGGCGCCCGGGGAGGCGCCCGCAGCGCCCCGCGAGGGGCGCTGCGGCGGACCGGAACCCGACGGCCCGGGGGCCGCGACGGGTGGGAGGCTGGCCTCCGCTTCGCGCACCGGTGCGGCGTCGTCCCGGTCGGGCGACAGCAGCACTGGTCGGTCGTTCTGCAACAGTAGCAGCGTGAGCACGCACGTTCCCATTCCCGAGCCCGAGGGCGCCGAGGACGCCGCCCGCGACATCGCCGACGTCGCGGCGGTGGAGGTCATC encodes:
- the infC gene encoding translation initiation factor IF-3, which gives rise to MRLVGPNGEQVGIVRVEDALRLAQEADLDLVEVAPQAKPPVCKLMDYGKFKYESAIKDREARKNQANTVLKTVRLRLKIDPHDYETKRGMAQKFLESGDKVKVMIMFRGREQSRPEMGYRLLQRFAGDVDELGSIESNPQQDGRNMVMVIGPHRRKAEVKAGAKAEQRRRRDSAGGHRVQEEAAGQLADEARAAAADAQEADTPAQQPAQPAPVAAQPAPAAPAAQPAPQPAQQAPRPGQPARPAPAPTPAPAARPARPAPAPAARPAPSARPAQPAQAPVPQPPARTTAAPAQPAPRPAAPRPGPARPGPRQGAPGRTAQV